A DNA window from Vigna angularis cultivar LongXiaoDou No.4 chromosome 1, ASM1680809v1, whole genome shotgun sequence contains the following coding sequences:
- the LOC108334215 gene encoding uncharacterized protein LOC108334215 isoform X2, with protein sequence MSTINKDQIMDESNCSETEVLDEIKEEEEDEDLQKLLVPDVQNLPITPPSAVESNFATFFAIDFMKPAHDQYVYRHANGLCVIGLAPSHVAFKDEGGITAVDFNVGKSDRSEMKVTGKRKKNAQHFESNTALCKISTKNDTYIVRCCVKGSLLEVNQQLIKQPELLNVSADREGYIAIIMPKPADWLKVKASLVSLQEYKKLKEVS encoded by the exons atgtcaaCCATAAACAAGGACCAGatcatggatgaatcgaactgTTCAGAAACCGAAGTACTGGATGAGATtaaagaagaggaggaagatgaagacttACAGAAGCTTCTAGTCCCTGACGTGCAGAATCTTCCCATCACTCCTCCTTCCGCCGTTGAATCCAACTTTGCCACTTTCTTCGCCATAG ATTTTATGAAACCAGCTCACGATCAGTACGTTTACCGGCACGCCAATGG CTTGTGTGTGATTGGGTTGGCTCCTTCCCACGTTGCTTTCAAGGATGAAGGTGGAATCACAGCCGTTGATTTCAATGTTGGGAAGTCTGATCGCAGTGAGATGAAAGTCACTGGAAAGCGGAAGAAG AATGCACAACACTTTGAGTCCAACACTGCTCTGTGTAAAATTTCTACCAAAAATGATACTTATATTGTAAG ATGTTGCGTCAAAGGCTCCCTCTTGGAAGTGAATCAACAATTGATCAAGCAACCAGAACTGCTTAATGTTTCG GCTGATAGAGAAGGATATATTGCTATTATTATGCCAAAACCTGCCGATTGGCTCAAGGTCAAGGCTTCCCTTGTTAGCCTTCAGGAGTACAAGAAATTGAAGGAAGTTAGTTGA
- the LOC108334215 gene encoding uncharacterized protein LOC108334215 isoform X1 codes for MSTINKDQIMDESNCSETEVLDEIKEEEEDEDLQKLLVPDVQNLPITPPSAVESNFATFFAIDFMKPAHDQYVYRHANGLCVIGLAPSHVAFKDEGGITAVDFNVGKSDRSEMKVTGKRKKNAQHFESNTALCKISTKNDTYIVRCCVKGSLLEVNQQLIKQPELLNVSKTVRNLLQKWLDDYIILSTPRETKNLMILELLCEEFGFSAGFFFTVLVLCLQNSAMDTDFDI; via the exons atgtcaaCCATAAACAAGGACCAGatcatggatgaatcgaactgTTCAGAAACCGAAGTACTGGATGAGATtaaagaagaggaggaagatgaagacttACAGAAGCTTCTAGTCCCTGACGTGCAGAATCTTCCCATCACTCCTCCTTCCGCCGTTGAATCCAACTTTGCCACTTTCTTCGCCATAG ATTTTATGAAACCAGCTCACGATCAGTACGTTTACCGGCACGCCAATGG CTTGTGTGTGATTGGGTTGGCTCCTTCCCACGTTGCTTTCAAGGATGAAGGTGGAATCACAGCCGTTGATTTCAATGTTGGGAAGTCTGATCGCAGTGAGATGAAAGTCACTGGAAAGCGGAAGAAG AATGCACAACACTTTGAGTCCAACACTGCTCTGTGTAAAATTTCTACCAAAAATGATACTTATATTGTAAG ATGTTGCGTCAAAGGCTCCCTCTTGGAAGTGAATCAACAATTGATCAAGCAACCAGAACTGCTTAATGTTTCG AAGACGGTGAGAAACCTCTTGCAGAAATGGCTGGATGATTACATAATTCTCTCAACTCCACGAGAAACCAAGAATCTCATGATATTGGAGCTACTCTGCGAGGAATTTGGATTCTCTGCTGGATTTTTTTTCACTGTTCTTGTGTTGTGTCTTCAAAATTCAGCGATGGACActgattttgatatttga